The following coding sequences lie in one Lacticaseibacillus pabuli genomic window:
- a CDS encoding IS6 family transposase — MTDHFKGRQFNQSVITFAVGYYLRYNISYRDLVEMMRDRGIFVHHTTLMRWVQYYSPIMRALWRKRHRRTSKSWRMDETYIKIKGQWNYLYRAIDDQGLTLDFQLRKKRNFNSAYHFLKRLLKTYGLPHRLVTDQYGATLKAIKKLSREGYLHKGVHQCSKYRNNLIEQDHRFIKRQQVRSASYQSTRTAARTLYGIETMHAIHKESRKKLGLFGFSAYQEVDQLLAA; from the coding sequence ATGACTGATCATTTTAAAGGACGACAATTCAATCAATCAGTGATTACTTTTGCCGTAGGCTACTACTTGCGTTACAACATCAGTTATCGAGATCTAGTTGAAATGATGCGCGACCGTGGTATTTTCGTGCATCACACAACCCTCATGCGTTGGGTACAATATTACTCACCGATTATGCGGGCTCTATGGCGCAAGCGCCATCGGCGCACTTCCAAAAGTTGGCGTATGGATGAGACCTATATCAAGATCAAAGGTCAATGGAATTACCTCTACCGTGCCATTGATGATCAAGGTCTTACGCTTGATTTTCAACTGCGTAAGAAGCGTAACTTTAACTCGGCCTATCATTTTCTCAAACGCCTTTTAAAGACCTATGGTCTTCCACATCGATTAGTGACTGATCAGTACGGAGCAACCCTAAAGGCAATTAAAAAGCTTAGTAGGGAAGGCTATCTGCACAAAGGCGTGCATCAGTGCTCCAAATATCGCAATAATCTGATTGAGCAAGATCACCGTTTTATTAAGCGGCAACAAGTTCGTTCCGCAAGTTATCAGAGCACTCGGACAGCAGCTAGGACATTATACGGCATTGAAACCATGCATGCGATACACAAAGAAAGCCGAAAGAAGCTAGGCCTCT